One Trichoderma atroviride chromosome 7, complete sequence DNA segment encodes these proteins:
- a CDS encoding uncharacterized protein (CAZy:GH76~SECRETED:SignalP(1-27)~TransMembrane:2 (n9-20c27/28o460-482i503-527o)) — MENPSQTPLLIRLAITLLLATNQLTMAYNLDPDSRGGMISGPPFSTLGQSLMGTFVESITSISKQMAEDLVSFYKGNELGQTPGLLPDPYYWWEAGAMMGTLIDYWYYTGDDAYNDITQQALLFQVGDTNDYMPRNQTRTEGNDDQGFWGLTVMSAAEYNFPNPPADKPQWLGLAQAVFNTQASRWDTEYCDGGLRWQIFSWNNGYDYKNSISQACFFALGARLALYTGNQTYADWAEKAWDWMIDIKFINTTNWYVYDGASVNTNCTVLTPYQFTYNAGGMILGAAAMYNYTESQVWKDRLDNLVTGSKVFFTGPHNNIMAEVACESVGTCNVDEHSFKAYLSRWLANMTKWAPHTYNTIMPYLRASSIAAAKQCVGGKNKRMCGLIWSNNTYDGTTGVGQQMAALEVTMANLIGESSAPLTADRGGTSQGDPGGGGSDLGRNTPNDPDYGPINGGDRFGAAILTILVIASVVGAIGFLLLDETTGQRPVAQVKGLYSSAKGFYSSASAAITTFAAGGGLAAAAAAGRKRAGKEKVVVVNEKTVTNSRDSGSNGSLQGSNSNNTSPEAALVANRSARRSKAGRRRLSNMPIGWPQNSSLRNSIVVAESSSAGASTEGSGGSNRAL; from the exons ATGGAAAATCCAAGTCAAACGCCGCTGCTGATCCGCCTGGCCATAACATTGTTGTTGGCAACTAACCAGCTTACCATGGCCTATAACTTGGACCCAGATTCTCGCGGTGGGATGATATCAGGTCCGCCATTCTCCACATTGGGACAGTCACTAATGGGGACCTTTGTAGAGTCTATAACGTCGATATCCAAACAAATGGCGGAAGATTTGGTATCTTTCTATAAAGGCAATGAGCTTGGCCAAACGCCTGGTCTTCTCCCCGACCCATATTACT GGTGGGAGGCTGGTGCTATGATGGGTACTCTCATCGATTACTGGTATTATACAGGCGATGATGCTTATAATGACATCACCCAGCAAGCTCTCCTTTTCCAAGTCGGGGACACCAACGATTATATGCCAAGAAACCAAACTCGGACAGAAGGTAATGATGACCAGGGCTTTTGGGGACTGACTGTCATGTCGGCTGCCGAATACAACTTTCCAAACCCGCCTGCCGACAAGCCACAATGGCTTGGTCTCGCCCAAGCTGTTTTCAACACTCAGGCTTCTCGATGGGACACAGAGTACTGCGACGGTGGTTTGCGGTGGCAAATTTTCTCATGGAACAATGGCTACGACTACAAG AACTCAATTTCACAGGCGTGCTTCTTCGCTCTCGGTGCCAGATTGGCTCTGTATACCGGCAACCAGACCTACGCCGATTGGGCCGAGAAGGCGTGGGATTGGATGATAGATATCAAGttcatcaacaccacaaaCTGGTACGTTTATGACGGCGCCAGTGTCAACACCAACTGTACCGTCCTCACGCCTTATCAATTCACCTACAACGCCGGAGGCATGATCCTCGGTGCAGCTGCCATGTACAACTATACAGAGTCGCAGGTATGGAAGGATCGCCTAGACAACCTCGTCACTGGCAGCAAGGTGTTCTTCACGGGCCCCCATAACAACATCATGGCAGAAGTTGCATGCGAGTCGGTCGGTACTTGCAACGTTGATGAGCACTCGTTCAAGGCATATTTGAGTCGCTGGCTAGCCAACATGACCAAATGGGCCCCTCACACTTATAATACAATCATGCCATACCTCCGAGCGTCTTCGATTGCGGCGGCAAAGCAATGTGTCGGCGGCAAGAATAAGCGCATGTGCGGCCTCATCTGGAGTAACAATACTTACGATGGAACGACTGGGGTCGGCCAGCAAATGGCGGCTCTTGAAGTCACCATGGCCAACCTAATTGGAGAAAGTAGTGCTCCCCTCACTGCCGACAGGGGAGGCACCAGCCAAGGGGACCccggcggtggtggcagtGATTTGGGTCGGAATACGCCAAATGACCCAGACTATGGGCCCATTAACGGAGGCGACAGGTTTGGGGCGGCCATTCTCACGATCCTCGTCATTGCGAGCGTGGTTGGGGCCATAGGCTTCCTTTTGCTAGACGAGACAACCGGCCAAAGGCCTGTAGCTCAGGTAAAAGGGCTGTATTCTTCTGCCAAGGGATTCTACTCTTCTGCCTCGGCGGCCATCACCACTTTTGCGGCGGGCGGAGGTTtagctgcggcggcggctgccgGACGAAAAAGGGCtgggaaagaaaaagtagTCGTCGTCAATGAAAAAACTGTTACCAATAGCAGAGATTCAGGAAGCAATGGCAGTCTGCAGGGCAGCAACTCGAACAATACTTCGCCGGAAGCAGCCCTGGTTGCCAACCGGTCAGCTCGGCGTAGCAAGGCAGGTCGAAGGCGACTTTCAAACATGCCGATAGGTTGGCCGCAGAATTCGTCCCTCAGGAACAGTATTGTTGTGGCCGAGTCATCATCCGCAGGGGCATCTACTGAAGGGAGCGGTGGCAGTAACAGAGCATTATAA
- a CDS encoding uncharacterized protein (EggNog:ENOG41) yields the protein MNCQELQEELTVQEVILDSLQGETFEGVEQDREEAQTEISRLKRALKALRKTEKDEQDGRRVTPQRGMGSDVPATPGNNRGTPATAGPSRSHYSPAVMETPRRHLTAADGVSPASLSLRNRKRDFESTHLDAGRESSKSRRTTPVPFGGRPRAVAPFLSDEEVEIIDLTGADVEPDATFIAEQIRQAQRHEQEKADREMAILLSSQDSPPSSHRASGPPRGSDPQHPSAFDRIMATQRSNAPGAPLDIFSGNASRPPNPRIESNGSQSTPWNSTGAGSSPASSLEDPFNLLSGYVDPQQLQIEYPIGTSNANFMPGSFTPTTQPFTQPFAGAPSHRNGQMQHSPNGQMPGTFPGMGGAPTLASNANRTPLSDIINRTSMFDFVNGLDENGNPLPGRVMDYINESLYDPKVTDQELDDLLKNIRPDMEIPVGNRDGTPEGLKNSLYPHQIVALTWMKKMEEGTNKGGILADDMGLGKTISTLALMLSRPANSRPKTNLIIGPLALIRQWEEEIYKKTRPSHRLSVFVYHNKKATTDELLKYDVVLTTYGTIAQELKRLDKFIEDNSGRNIDFNDRAIATKFPLLNPSKSIFYRVILDEAQCIKNQHTKTAKACHKLRATHRWCLTGTPMMNGVGELFSLLCFLRIKPYCVWDQFRQSFGVLFGKNGDPKSVAMSRLRALLKAIMLRRKKDSKLDGKPILRLPHKHEEVLYAELSKDERDFYNQLEKKSQVQFSKYLRDGSVGKNYSSILVLLLRLRQACCHPHLNLDVDDTAPISSEDMLQLVKDLDVNIVARIKEADAFECPICYDAVQSPMFYIPCGHDSCQQCLTQLADSAAVANLQEGNESDKAKCPVCRGLFDPRKCFTYEAFQKVHMPECVEPSAAEEGETDSSDDEEGDSDDEFDDEVDRFGDLKGFIVHDEPEDDSESEVKKEKKTKKKGKKKQTEIKPSMLKTLRHEASKNKQAFKRYMSYLRKTWLPAAKVSECMDLLKQIHETGEKTIVFSQWTLLLDLLEVAMWHDNYPGKLRRYDGSMSSEQRFDAAKDFRDKNDVKVMLVSLRAGNAGLNLTAASRVIIMDPFWNPYIEMQAVDRAYRIGQKKEVKVYRILTRETVEDRIVELQNRKKEMVEAALDEAESMKIGRLNVNELKFLFNSR from the exons ATGAACTGTCAGGAGCTCCAGGAGGAGCTGACGGTCCAGGAGGTGATCCTGGACTCGCTGCAGGGCGAGACTTTTGAGGGTGTGGAACAGGACCGCGAAGAGGCTCAGACGGAGATTTCGAGGCTTAAGAGGGCTTTGAAGGCGCTTCGCAAAACTGAAAAGGACGAACAAG ATGGCCGGCGGGTAACACCGCAGCGGGGCATGGGCTCAGATGTTCCAGCTACGCCAG GCAATAACCGCGGAACACCGGCTACTGCTGGCCCCTCGAGGTCGCACTACAGCCCAGCCGTCATGGAGACTCCTCGCAGACATTTGACCGCTGCAGATGGAGTGAGTCCAGCCTCGCTGTCGCTGAGGAATCGAAAGCGGGACTTTGAGTCAACCCATTTGGATGCTGGTCGTGAGTCGAGTAAGTCTCGACGGACGACTCCAGTTCCATTTGGTGGCCGGCCAAGAGCTGTTGCCCCCTTCCTATCAGACGAAGAAGTCGAGATTATTGACCTGACTGG AGCTGATGTGGAACCCGATGCGACGTTTATTGCAGAGCAGATTCGACAAGCGCAGAGACACGAGCAGGAAAAAGCAGATAGAGAGATGGCCATCCTTCTGTCAAGCCAAGACTCGCCGCCTTCGTCCCATCGTGCATCTGGGCCGCCTAGAGGCTCTGACCCCCAACATCCTTCAGCTTTTGACCGGATAATGGCCACACAACGCTCTAATGCGCCTGGAGCTCCCTTAGATATCTTCTCTGGCAATGCTTCAAGACCTCCAAATCCTCGAATCGAGTCCAATGGATCTCAGTCAACACCATGGAACTCGACTGGGGCCGGatcttctccagcctcgaGTCTTGAGGACCCGTTCAACCTTTTGTCAGGCTACGTAGACCCACAGCAACTACAAATTGAATATCCCATCGGCACTTCTAATGCAAACTTTATGCCCGGATCATTTACACCTACGACTCAACCTTTTACTCAACCTTTTGCAGGTGCACCTTCTCATAGGAACGGCCAGATGCAGCATAGTCCAAATGGACAAATGCCAGGAACGTTTCCTGGCATGGGCGGAGCACCGACCCTTGCAAGCAATGCTAACCGGACGCCATTATCGGATATTATTAATAGAACGAGCATGTTTGATTTTGTCAACGGACTGGATGAGAATGGGAATCCGCTCCCAGGCCGTGTAATGGACTATATCAACGAATCGTTGTATGATCCTAAAGTCACGGATCAGGAGTTGGATGATTTATTGAAGAACATCCGCCCGGACATGGAGATCCCAGTAGGCAATCGTGATGGAACGCCAGAGGGCCTTAAGAACTCCCTCTATCCTCACCAAATAGTCGCGTTGacatggatgaagaagatggaggaaggAACCAATAAGGGCGGCATTCTGGCTGACGACATGGGCCTTGGCAAGACCATATCAACTTTGGCCCTTATGCTTTCCCGCCCGGCAAATTCCCGTCCCAAG ACTAACTTGATTATTGGCCCGCTGGCCTTGATTCGAcaatgggaagaagaaatataCAAAAAGACGAGACCATCACATCGACTGTCCGTGTTTGTATATCATAACAAAAAGGCGACGACTGATGAACTCCTCAAATACGACGTTGTATTGACAACGTATGGTACAATAGCTCAAGAGTTGAAGCGGCTTGACAAATTCATTGAAGATAACTCGGGCCGTAACATCGATTTTAATGATCGAGCTATTGCGACCAAGTTTCCCCTCTTGAATCCGAGCAAGTCCATTTTCTACCGAGTTATTCTCGACGAAGCGCAGTGCATTAAAAACCAGCATACCAAGACTGCCAAGGCTTGCCATAAGCTAAGAGCAACGCATCGATGGTGCCTCACTGGAACTCCTATGATGAACGGTGTTGGCGAGCTCTTTTCCTTGTTGTGCTTCCTTCGCATAAAGCCGTACTGCGTGTGGGATCAATTTCGCCAG AGCTTTGGTGTGCTCTTTGGAAAAAATGGAGATCCCAAAAGTGTTGCCATGAGCAGGCTTCGTGCTCTCCTCAAAGCCATTATGCTCCGTCGTAAAAAGGACTCCAAATTGGATGGAAAGCCTATTCTCCGGCTGCCACATAAGCACGAAGAAGTCTTGTATGCCGAATTATCCAAAGATGAGCGCGATTTCTACAATCAACTGGAGAAGAAATCGCAGGTACAATTCAGCAAATATCTACGCGATGGTAGCGTGGGCAAGAATTACTCGAGCATCCTCGTTCTGTTGCTTCGACTACGACAGGCATGCTGCCATCCCCATCTCAACCTTGACGTGGATGACACTGCACCAATCTCTAGTGAAGATATGCTTCAGCTAGTCAAGGATCTGGACGTCAATATTGTGGCAAGGATCAAAGAGGCTGATGCGTTTGAGTGTCCCATTTGTTATGATGCTGTTCAGTCTCCCATGTTTTATATCCCGTGTGGGCATGATTCTTGTCAACAGTGTCTGACTCAGCTGGCCGACAGCGCAGCTGTGGCGAATCTCCAAGAGGGCAATGAAAGTGACAAGGCTAAGTGCCCTGTTTGCCGTGGACTTTTCGATCCCAGAAAATGTTTCACGTATGAGGCCTTTCAAAAAGTGCACATGCCCGAATGCGTCGAACCGtcggctgctgaagaaggcgagacTGACAGctcagacgatgaagagggtGACTCTGATGACGAGTTTGATGACGAGGTGGATCGTTTTGGCGATCTGAAAGGCTTCATTGTACACGATGAACCCGAAGATGATAGTGAGTCGGAagtaaagaaggaaaagaagacgaagaagaagggcaagaaaaagcaaaccGAAATCAAGCCCTCTATGCTAAAGACTCTTCGCCACGAAGCATCCAAAAACAAACAGGCGTTCAAGAGGTACATGAGCTACTTGCGGAAGACTTGGCTGCCTGCCGCCAAAGTATCGGAGTGTATGGATCTTTTGAAACAAATCCACGAAACTGGAGAAAAGACGATTGTGTTTTCTCAGTGGACTCTTTTGCTGGATCTACTAGAGGTGGCTATGTGGCACGACAATTATCCAGGCAAACTGAGACGATATGATGGAAGCATGAGCTCAGAGCAGCGATTTGATGCCGCAAAGGACTTTCGTGATAAGAATGACGTCAAGGTCATGCTGGTATCTCTTCGCGCGGGAAATGCTGGACTCAACCTCACTGCCGCTTCTCGCGTTATTATCATGGACCCCTTTTGGAATCCATATATTGAGATGCAGGCTGTTGATCGCGCTTACCGCATCGGCCAAAAGAAGGAGGTGAAGGTATACCGCATTCTAACGCGTGAGACTGTCGAAGATCGAATCGTCGAGCTCCAGAATcggaagaaggagatggtGGAGGCAGCCCTGGATGAGGCCGAAAGCATGAAGATTGGACGTCTTAATGTGAACGAACTAAAGTTTCTTTTCAACAGCCGCTAG
- a CDS encoding uncharacterized protein (EggNog:ENOG41), which produces METPRRHLTAADGVSPASLSLRNRKRDFESTHLDAGRESSKSRRTTPVPFGGRPRAVAPFLSDEEVEIIDLTGADVEPDATFIAEQIRQAQRHEQEKADREMAILLSSQDSPPSSHRASGPPRGSDPQHPSAFDRIMATQRSNAPGAPLDIFSGNASRPPNPRIESNGSQSTPWNSTGAGSSPASSLEDPFNLLSGYVDPQQLQIEYPIGTSNANFMPGSFTPTTQPFTQPFAGAPSHRNGQMQHSPNGQMPGTFPGMGGAPTLASNANRTPLSDIINRTSMFDFVNGLDENGNPLPGRVMDYINESLYDPKVTDQELDDLLKNIRPDMEIPVGNRDGTPEGLKNSLYPHQIVALTWMKKMEEGTNKGGILADDMGLGKTISTLALMLSRPANSRPKTNLIIGPLALIRQWEEEIYKKTRPSHRLSVFVYHNKKATTDELLKYDVVLTTYGTIAQELKRLDKFIEDNSGRNIDFNDRAIATKFPLLNPSKSIFYRVILDEAQCIKNQHTKTAKACHKLRATHRWCLTGTPMMNGVGELFSLLCFLRIKPYCVWDQFRQSFGVLFGKNGDPKSVAMSRLRALLKAIMLRRKKDSKLDGKPILRLPHKHEEVLYAELSKDERDFYNQLEKKSQVQFSKYLRDGSVGKNYSSILVLLLRLRQACCHPHLNLDVDDTAPISSEDMLQLVKDLDVNIVARIKEADAFECPICYDAVQSPMFYIPCGHDSCQQCLTQLADSAAVANLQEGNESDKAKCPVCRGLFDPRKCFTYEAFQKVHMPECVEPSAAEEGETDSSDDEEGDSDDEFDDEVDRFGDLKGFIVHDEPEDDSESEVKKEKKTKKKGKKKQTEIKPSMLKTLRHEASKNKQAFKRYMSYLRKTWLPAAKVSECMDLLKQIHETGEKTIVFSQWTLLLDLLEVAMWHDNYPGKLRRYDGSMSSEQRFDAAKDFRDKNDVKVMLVSLRAGNAGLNLTAASRVIIMDPFWNPYIEMQAVDRAYRIGQKKEVKVYRILTRETVEDRIVELQNRKKEMVEAALDEAESMKIGRLNVNELKFLFNSR; this is translated from the exons ATGGAGACTCCTCGCAGACATTTGACCGCTGCAGATGGAGTGAGTCCAGCCTCGCTGTCGCTGAGGAATCGAAAGCGGGACTTTGAGTCAACCCATTTGGATGCTGGTCGTGAGTCGAGTAAGTCTCGACGGACGACTCCAGTTCCATTTGGTGGCCGGCCAAGAGCTGTTGCCCCCTTCCTATCAGACGAAGAAGTCGAGATTATTGACCTGACTGG AGCTGATGTGGAACCCGATGCGACGTTTATTGCAGAGCAGATTCGACAAGCGCAGAGACACGAGCAGGAAAAAGCAGATAGAGAGATGGCCATCCTTCTGTCAAGCCAAGACTCGCCGCCTTCGTCCCATCGTGCATCTGGGCCGCCTAGAGGCTCTGACCCCCAACATCCTTCAGCTTTTGACCGGATAATGGCCACACAACGCTCTAATGCGCCTGGAGCTCCCTTAGATATCTTCTCTGGCAATGCTTCAAGACCTCCAAATCCTCGAATCGAGTCCAATGGATCTCAGTCAACACCATGGAACTCGACTGGGGCCGGatcttctccagcctcgaGTCTTGAGGACCCGTTCAACCTTTTGTCAGGCTACGTAGACCCACAGCAACTACAAATTGAATATCCCATCGGCACTTCTAATGCAAACTTTATGCCCGGATCATTTACACCTACGACTCAACCTTTTACTCAACCTTTTGCAGGTGCACCTTCTCATAGGAACGGCCAGATGCAGCATAGTCCAAATGGACAAATGCCAGGAACGTTTCCTGGCATGGGCGGAGCACCGACCCTTGCAAGCAATGCTAACCGGACGCCATTATCGGATATTATTAATAGAACGAGCATGTTTGATTTTGTCAACGGACTGGATGAGAATGGGAATCCGCTCCCAGGCCGTGTAATGGACTATATCAACGAATCGTTGTATGATCCTAAAGTCACGGATCAGGAGTTGGATGATTTATTGAAGAACATCCGCCCGGACATGGAGATCCCAGTAGGCAATCGTGATGGAACGCCAGAGGGCCTTAAGAACTCCCTCTATCCTCACCAAATAGTCGCGTTGacatggatgaagaagatggaggaaggAACCAATAAGGGCGGCATTCTGGCTGACGACATGGGCCTTGGCAAGACCATATCAACTTTGGCCCTTATGCTTTCCCGCCCGGCAAATTCCCGTCCCAAG ACTAACTTGATTATTGGCCCGCTGGCCTTGATTCGAcaatgggaagaagaaatataCAAAAAGACGAGACCATCACATCGACTGTCCGTGTTTGTATATCATAACAAAAAGGCGACGACTGATGAACTCCTCAAATACGACGTTGTATTGACAACGTATGGTACAATAGCTCAAGAGTTGAAGCGGCTTGACAAATTCATTGAAGATAACTCGGGCCGTAACATCGATTTTAATGATCGAGCTATTGCGACCAAGTTTCCCCTCTTGAATCCGAGCAAGTCCATTTTCTACCGAGTTATTCTCGACGAAGCGCAGTGCATTAAAAACCAGCATACCAAGACTGCCAAGGCTTGCCATAAGCTAAGAGCAACGCATCGATGGTGCCTCACTGGAACTCCTATGATGAACGGTGTTGGCGAGCTCTTTTCCTTGTTGTGCTTCCTTCGCATAAAGCCGTACTGCGTGTGGGATCAATTTCGCCAG AGCTTTGGTGTGCTCTTTGGAAAAAATGGAGATCCCAAAAGTGTTGCCATGAGCAGGCTTCGTGCTCTCCTCAAAGCCATTATGCTCCGTCGTAAAAAGGACTCCAAATTGGATGGAAAGCCTATTCTCCGGCTGCCACATAAGCACGAAGAAGTCTTGTATGCCGAATTATCCAAAGATGAGCGCGATTTCTACAATCAACTGGAGAAGAAATCGCAGGTACAATTCAGCAAATATCTACGCGATGGTAGCGTGGGCAAGAATTACTCGAGCATCCTCGTTCTGTTGCTTCGACTACGACAGGCATGCTGCCATCCCCATCTCAACCTTGACGTGGATGACACTGCACCAATCTCTAGTGAAGATATGCTTCAGCTAGTCAAGGATCTGGACGTCAATATTGTGGCAAGGATCAAAGAGGCTGATGCGTTTGAGTGTCCCATTTGTTATGATGCTGTTCAGTCTCCCATGTTTTATATCCCGTGTGGGCATGATTCTTGTCAACAGTGTCTGACTCAGCTGGCCGACAGCGCAGCTGTGGCGAATCTCCAAGAGGGCAATGAAAGTGACAAGGCTAAGTGCCCTGTTTGCCGTGGACTTTTCGATCCCAGAAAATGTTTCACGTATGAGGCCTTTCAAAAAGTGCACATGCCCGAATGCGTCGAACCGtcggctgctgaagaaggcgagacTGACAGctcagacgatgaagagggtGACTCTGATGACGAGTTTGATGACGAGGTGGATCGTTTTGGCGATCTGAAAGGCTTCATTGTACACGATGAACCCGAAGATGATAGTGAGTCGGAagtaaagaaggaaaagaagacgaagaagaagggcaagaaaaagcaaaccGAAATCAAGCCCTCTATGCTAAAGACTCTTCGCCACGAAGCATCCAAAAACAAACAGGCGTTCAAGAGGTACATGAGCTACTTGCGGAAGACTTGGCTGCCTGCCGCCAAAGTATCGGAGTGTATGGATCTTTTGAAACAAATCCACGAAACTGGAGAAAAGACGATTGTGTTTTCTCAGTGGACTCTTTTGCTGGATCTACTAGAGGTGGCTATGTGGCACGACAATTATCCAGGCAAACTGAGACGATATGATGGAAGCATGAGCTCAGAGCAGCGATTTGATGCCGCAAAGGACTTTCGTGATAAGAATGACGTCAAGGTCATGCTGGTATCTCTTCGCGCGGGAAATGCTGGACTCAACCTCACTGCCGCTTCTCGCGTTATTATCATGGACCCCTTTTGGAATCCATATATTGAGATGCAGGCTGTTGATCGCGCTTACCGCATCGGCCAAAAGAAGGAGGTGAAGGTATACCGCATTCTAACGCGTGAGACTGTCGAAGATCGAATCGTCGAGCTCCAGAATcggaagaaggagatggtGGAGGCAGCCCTGGATGAGGCCGAAAGCATGAAGATTGGACGTCTTAATGTGAACGAACTAAAGTTTCTTTTCAACAGCCGCTAG
- a CDS encoding uncharacterized protein (EggNog:ENOG41~TransMembrane:1 (i205-224o)) — protein sequence MSLSRRDAKNARGDRDNSSLLSAMAYDDDASSINSRDQDTDSEDDALQQRARNSRELLAHDRIVLMEEEELDQLVTKSRRKQDLVRRGSALALPNPFKNLVRKPSLGSISTGGSSSNENLVTEKGKGSSENKKQKRLARRETKRKRLLEEAQHGEDGELMYEMEEGGMKEGSSTGSSSESEEYDRHNLNAFANAKAQRGRGWRRWLFIHSLIAIGFAILVLASWKLSKGRKSAKSSKVHLVSNGTALFAPTTIIISLDGFRADFLQRGITPRLNAFVKEGVSPKWMHPSFPSVTFPNHYTLATGLYPEAHGIVGNTFWDPELEAEFHYTDPARSLDPKWWGGEPFWVTAEKQGIRAAIHMWPGSEAHILNKEPAFVDKYNGKEELDNKVSRILGWLDMPGKESASVAVEEMRPQLIAAYVPNVDSHGHAYGPNSTEIKATIQKVDTMMDKIFKGLDERNLTDIVNVIVVSDHGMATTDTTRVLQLEDLIDTSKIEHTDGWPLYGLRPKTPDDLQGLYDGLAEKAKSNPNFDVYLRDVNMPERYHFSKNDRIAPLWIVPKTGWAIAAKEEFNVEEAKKKNLVYHPRGLHGYDHEHPLMRAIFIARGPAFPHPANSQVDVFQNIEVYNLLCDSLGLTPKPNNGTLRLPFKPIGTHEAEDEPKIPEDPVTSYSRASTSSSQAAKTKTIERPSVPPKPTTTSSPPPPPPPPSSSAAESKHLTLATTSSGAATGTPTQTPQDQDGGAGGAGDDEAPPDKLQSIWDWFSDKFDKVWHKITGGSSDSS from the exons ATGTCTCTCAGCCGCCGCGATGCAAAGAACGCAAGAGGGGACCGCGACAACTCGTCCCTCTTGTCCGCGATGGCCTACGACGATGACGCGTCATCCATCAACAGCCGAGACCAAGATACGGACAGCGAAGACgatgccctgcagcagcgcgcgAGGAACAGCCGCGAGCTCCTTGCCCACGACCGGATCGTGctgatggaagaggaggaactgGACCAGCTGGTGACAAAGTCGAGACGCAAGCAGGATCTGGTGCGGCGAGGCTCGGCGCTTGCGCTCCCCAATCCCTTCAAGAATCTGGTGCGCAAGCCTAGTCTTGGGAGCATATCGACTGGCGGCAGTTCCTCCAACGAGAACCTCGTGACggaaaagggcaagggcTCGTCGGAgaataaaaagcaaaagaggctTGCGAGGCGGGAAACGAAGCGCAAGAGACTCCTGGAAGAGGCCCAGCAtggcgaggacggcgagcTGATGTACGAAATGGAAGAGGGAGGCATGAAGGAGGGCAGCTCCACCGGTTCCAGCAGCGAAAGCGAGGAGTACGATCGTCACAATCTCAATGCTTTTGCCAATGCAAAGGCACAGCGAGGAAGGGGCTGGCGCCGCTGGCTTTTCATTCACTCATTAATCGCCATTGGGTTTGCGATTCTGGTGCTGGCTTCGTGGAAGCTTTCAAAGGGGCGCAAGTCGGCGAAATCGTCCAAAGTTCATCTTGTCAGCAATGGAACTGCGCTGTTTGCGCCTACCACCATCATTATCAGCCTCGACGGTTTCCGTGCCGACTTTTTACAGCGCGGAATTACACCAAGGTTAAACGCCTTTGTCAAGGAGGGCGTTTCTCCCAAATGGATGCACCCGTCGTTCCCCTCTGTTACATTCCCCAACCACTATACTCTGGCCACAGGCCTATACCCCGAGGCCCACGGTATTGTCGGCAACACTTTCTGGGACCCCGAGCTGGAGGCAGAGTTCCACTACACTGATCCAGCCCGAAGTCTTGACCCCAAGTGGTGGGGCGGAGAGCCGTTTTGGGTCACGGCTGAGAAGCAGGGTATCCGAGCTGCGATTCACATGTGGCCCGGAAGCGAAGCGCACATCTTGAACAAGGAGCCCGCCTTTGTTGACAAGTAtaatggcaaagaagagctggataACAAGGTCTCAAGGATTCTTGGGTGGCTGGACATGCCTGGGAAAGAGAGTGCATCGGTCGCGGTCGAGGAGATGAGACCGCAGCTCATTGCAGCGTATGTTCCCAACGTGGACAGCCATGGTCATGCATATGGGCCAAACAGTACAGAGATCAAGGCCACTATCCAAAAGGTTGATACGATGATGGACAAGATCTTCAAGGGACTTGACGAGCGAAATTTGACAGACATTGTCAATGTCATTGTTGTGTCGGACCATGGCATGGCTACGACGGATACAACTCGGGTGCTCCAACTAGAGGACCTCATCGACACCTCCAAGATTGAGCATACTGACGGCTGGCCTTTGTATGGACTTCGGCCAAAGACTCCTGATGACCTACAAGGTCTATACGACGGCTTGGCGGAAAAGGCCAAATCCAATCCCAACTTTGACGTCTATCTCCGCGACGTGAACATGCCGGAGCGATATCACTTTTCCAAAAACGACCGCATTGCTCCTCTGTGGATTGTGCCCAAGACTGGCTGGGCTATTGCCGCCAAGGAAGAATTTAACGTGGAGGAggctaagaagaagaaccttGTATATCATCCTCGGGGCTTACACGGGTATGACCATGAACACCCGCTGATGAgggccatcttcattgcgAGAGGCCCAGCATTTCCTCATCCGGCGAACAGCCAAGTCGATGTTTTCC AAAACATTGAGGTCTACAATTTGCTGTGTGACTCACTTGGCTTGACACCGAAGCCCAACAATGGAACGTTGCGTCTACCCTTTAAGCCGATTGGCACCCACGAAGCGGAAGACGAGCCAAAGATACCGGAAGACCCCGTTACATCATATTCTCGCGCTTCGACGTCGTCTTCACAAGCTGCAAAGACCAAGACTATCGAGCGCCCCTCGGTACCACCCAAGCCAACGACAacgtcttctcctcctcctccccctcctcctccttcttcttcggctgcTGAGTCGAAGCATTTGACTCTTGCAACCACCTCAAGTGGAGCTGCAACGGGGACGCCAACACAGACGCCTCAAGATCAAGAtggtggcgctggtggcgctGGAGACGACGAAGCTCCCCCGGACAAATTGCAGAGCATATGGGACTGGTTTTCAGATAAGTTTGATAAAGTTTGGCATAAGATCACTGGCGGATCTAGTGATTCAAGTTGA